A genomic stretch from Petrimonas mucosa includes:
- a CDS encoding SP_1767 family glycosyltransferase produces the protein MDMNGLSAILLEKIRYNCVVEFYNLLYLLARKRQKIIPDVLSIDETIRRIVSTGASVSRFGDGEMLLIGGRPIRFQKESTLLSERLKEVMASQQDGHLVCISDTFEELSRYTRSARRFWRTHFYLYGDLWDRYLVGGRTYGNTFITRPYIDFKLKEQSAGWFNMLKTIWNKRDLLVVEGEKSRLGVGNDLFDNAASIRRILSPPLNAFEKYDLILEEVSKQDKGVLVLLALGPTATVLAYDLHKIGYQAIDIGHVDIEYEWFRMGARRKVSVPSKYVNEALTGREIGMTTEESYFSQIICKI, from the coding sequence TTGGATATGAATGGGTTATCGGCTATTTTGCTGGAGAAGATCAGGTACAATTGTGTCGTGGAATTTTATAACTTGCTCTACCTGCTCGCCAGGAAAAGGCAAAAGATCATTCCTGATGTGCTTTCTATTGATGAGACCATCCGGAGGATTGTTTCAACCGGTGCTTCGGTGAGCCGCTTCGGCGACGGTGAGATGTTACTGATCGGGGGGCGGCCGATCCGTTTCCAGAAGGAGTCGACACTGTTGTCGGAGAGACTGAAAGAGGTGATGGCGAGCCAGCAGGATGGTCACCTGGTATGCATCTCCGACACGTTTGAGGAGTTATCCCGGTATACCCGCAGTGCCAGGCGTTTCTGGCGTACCCATTTCTATCTCTACGGGGATTTGTGGGACCGATATCTGGTGGGTGGACGCACTTACGGCAATACTTTCATTACGAGACCCTACATCGACTTCAAGTTGAAAGAGCAGAGCGCCGGCTGGTTCAATATGTTGAAAACGATATGGAATAAGCGCGATCTGCTTGTTGTAGAGGGTGAGAAGAGCCGGCTGGGTGTGGGTAACGATCTATTCGACAATGCCGCGTCCATCCGACGCATTTTGTCTCCTCCTCTCAATGCATTTGAAAAGTATGACCTCATTCTGGAAGAGGTGTCAAAACAGGATAAGGGGGTGCTGGTTCTGCTGGCGTTGGGGCCCACGGCCACTGTTCTGGCTTACGATTTGCATAAGATTGGTTATCAAGCTATTGATATAGGGCATGTTGATATTGAGTATGAATGGTTCCGGATGGGGGCCAGACGTAAGGTGAGTGTGCCTTCGAAGTATGTCAATGAGGCATTGACAGGCAGGGAGATTGGCATGACAACCGAGGAGAGCTATTTTAGCCAGATAATCTGCAAGATATGA
- a CDS encoding glycosyltransferase family protein → MTKVLFLSFSGFFDHSGISKKKLAQVKGLKECGCEVVNCYYTVNRDGSRMWMVDNKVLANLGTGIVAKIRKRIDYRPLIRYIREQRVGLVYMRSEHNASPFLIRFVKQLNLLGVKIVMEVPTYPYDQEYITFRSKCSLLIDRLFRRRLAKGLSAIVTFSNEETIFGQRTISVSNGVDFQSLPLNRRHPTAGELHLIGVAEIHFWHGFDRVVAGLADYYRKSANGCKVYFHIVGEFSGQRERDEILPLIEKYHLEEYVLLYGSLFGGELDKVFAKADIAVGSLGRHRSNITHIKTLKNREYAVRGIPFLYSEIDEDFEGKPYILKIPADESPLDIGRVIEFYSGLTIQPEQIRESVQSLSWKNQMGKILDAIF, encoded by the coding sequence ATGACAAAAGTACTTTTTCTCTCATTCAGCGGCTTCTTCGATCACAGCGGCATCAGCAAGAAAAAGCTGGCTCAGGTGAAAGGGTTGAAGGAGTGCGGGTGCGAAGTGGTCAACTGTTACTACACCGTTAACCGGGATGGTTCCCGGATGTGGATGGTTGACAACAAGGTGTTGGCAAACCTGGGAACCGGAATCGTAGCCAAGATCCGGAAAAGGATAGATTACAGACCGTTGATTCGTTATATCCGGGAGCAGCGGGTCGGTCTGGTCTACATGCGATCGGAACACAATGCCTCTCCCTTCCTGATCCGGTTTGTAAAACAGCTGAACCTCCTGGGCGTGAAGATAGTCATGGAGGTGCCTACCTACCCGTACGACCAGGAGTATATTACATTCAGAAGCAAATGTTCCCTCCTGATCGACAGACTCTTCAGAAGGAGGTTGGCTAAAGGGCTCTCTGCCATTGTGACCTTTTCGAATGAGGAGACAATTTTCGGTCAGCGGACAATATCGGTCTCCAACGGTGTGGATTTCCAGTCGCTTCCATTGAACCGGCGCCATCCAACTGCCGGTGAACTCCATCTGATTGGGGTGGCCGAGATCCATTTCTGGCACGGATTCGACCGGGTAGTTGCAGGGCTGGCCGATTACTACAGGAAATCGGCCAACGGATGCAAGGTCTATTTCCACATTGTGGGAGAATTCAGTGGCCAGAGGGAGAGAGACGAAATTCTGCCCTTGATCGAGAAATATCATCTGGAGGAGTATGTATTGCTATACGGCAGCCTCTTTGGCGGGGAGCTGGACAAAGTGTTTGCAAAAGCGGATATCGCTGTTGGCAGCCTGGGACGTCACCGAAGCAACATCACGCACATCAAGACACTGAAGAACCGGGAATATGCGGTAAGGGGAATCCCGTTTCTATATTCTGAAATTGACGAAGATTTTGAAGGAAAGCCATATATTCTGAAGATCCCGGCCGATGAATCGCCTCTGGATATTGGCCGGGTGATTGAGTTCTATTCGGGTCTGACTATCCAGCCCGAGCAGATAAGGGAGTCTGTGCAATCTCTCTCATGGAAAAACCAGATGGGAAAAATTTTGGATGCAATTTTTTAA
- a CDS encoding lipopolysaccharide biosynthesis protein, whose protein sequence is MEIRKTLFSGVLYTGISKYIGVLISLLIVAILSRLLSPDDFGIVAVATVLLTFFGLITDLGIAPAVIQNRELTKQDYDNLFSFTFWIALIVAFLFFILAGSIAAYYNARQLVIICRILTLSIFFNTINIVPNALLYKEKEFKFIAKRMILVQIITGGLAVAAALGGGGIFALLINPVLSAILMFIITIRRFPLQVKLTTGVQSLKGIFSYSIYQFLFNVINYFSRNLDKLLIGRFMGMGQLGYYEKSYRLMMLPLQNITHVITPVLHPVLADFQNDMNYLDRSYRKIVRLMAFIALPLSLFLFFSAKELILIVFGNQWEPSVPVFRILSLSVGIQIILSTSGSIFQAAGDTRSLFICGLFSAVTTVSGILAGIFLFRSLEAVAWCIVVTFTINFFQAYLQMYRKTFRLPIGPFFGVLLSPLLLSALIFALFSLKERLLQIDHLLLSLAVNLLLLLFSSAAYLQLCGEYNLLNGIKQLLQRR, encoded by the coding sequence ATGGAGATCAGAAAGACTCTCTTCTCAGGCGTACTCTACACCGGCATCTCAAAATATATCGGGGTGTTGATCTCGTTGCTGATTGTTGCGATCCTCTCCCGGTTGCTCTCGCCGGATGATTTCGGGATTGTGGCCGTGGCGACTGTCCTGCTGACATTCTTTGGATTGATTACCGATCTGGGGATAGCCCCGGCGGTCATCCAGAATCGGGAACTTACAAAACAGGATTACGACAACCTCTTCTCGTTTACCTTCTGGATAGCACTGATTGTCGCTTTTCTGTTTTTTATTTTGGCAGGTTCAATAGCGGCATATTACAACGCGAGGCAGCTGGTAATTATCTGTCGCATCCTTACGCTCTCAATCTTCTTCAATACGATAAATATTGTTCCCAATGCACTTCTTTACAAGGAAAAGGAGTTCAAGTTCATTGCGAAACGAATGATACTGGTCCAGATCATTACCGGTGGACTGGCAGTCGCAGCCGCCTTGGGAGGTGGCGGTATCTTTGCCTTGCTGATCAATCCGGTATTGTCGGCCATCCTGATGTTTATCATTACCATCCGGCGTTTTCCACTTCAAGTCAAGCTGACCACAGGAGTTCAATCTCTTAAGGGGATCTTCTCCTACTCCATCTATCAGTTCCTCTTCAATGTCATCAACTATTTCAGTCGAAATCTTGATAAGTTGCTGATTGGCAGGTTTATGGGGATGGGACAACTGGGATATTATGAAAAGTCGTACCGCCTGATGATGTTGCCGTTACAAAACATTACACATGTGATCACCCCGGTATTGCATCCGGTTCTTGCGGATTTCCAGAATGATATGAACTACCTGGATCGCTCCTATCGGAAGATTGTCAGGTTAATGGCTTTTATCGCTCTCCCGCTATCTCTCTTTTTGTTCTTTTCTGCAAAAGAGTTGATCCTGATTGTGTTTGGAAATCAGTGGGAACCCTCTGTTCCCGTCTTCAGGATCTTGTCGTTGTCGGTAGGAATTCAGATTATCCTCTCCACATCGGGTTCAATCTTCCAGGCGGCAGGCGATACCCGGAGCCTCTTTATATGTGGCCTCTTTTCTGCAGTTACAACTGTTTCCGGCATTCTGGCCGGTATCTTCCTGTTCCGGAGTCTCGAGGCTGTAGCCTGGTGTATAGTGGTTACCTTTACAATTAATTTTTTCCAGGCCTATCTTCAGATGTACAGGAAGACATTCCGGCTGCCTATTGGACCGTTTTTTGGGGTGTTGCTTTCCCCGCTCCTTTTGTCAGCCCTTATATTTGCCCTCTTCAGTCTGAAGGAGCGGTTATTGCAGATCGACCACCTGCTGCTCTCCCTGGCTGTAAATCTGTTGCTTTTGCTCTTCTCTTCCGCAGCTTATCTGCAGCTGTGCGGGGAGTATAACCTGTTGAATGGCATAAAACAACTCCTGCAGAGGAGATAA
- a CDS encoding glycosyltransferase family 2 protein has protein sequence MDQDREIDRPKVSVIMPVYNTAEFVGEALGSILNQSLKEIEIIVIDDGSTDDSVAVIRRLAASDERIHLHLQGNCGLSRSRNRGVEIANGEYLYFMDSDDLLEPDALGLCYRLASDRQLDFLFFDAVSFSSEGLETDETIYRRTYLFDELVTYTGVELVNRMVDYNLYRASVCLNFIDAGFLKRNSILFFPDIIHEDELFTARLYLSATRVACLKRDLYRRRIRSGSITTTRFSERNIEGYLTVVRELKQIYDENRELRATAERIISYVLNPAIYNSKGLLLRQRVDILIYCSRHRLLTYLKTRSIAVMLFPWLITIEKLFKRQ, from the coding sequence ATGGATCAGGATAGAGAGATAGACCGGCCGAAGGTGAGTGTGATCATGCCGGTATACAATACCGCTGAGTTTGTGGGAGAGGCGCTTGGCTCCATTTTAAATCAGAGCCTGAAGGAGATCGAGATCATCGTCATCGATGATGGATCTACTGACGACAGTGTTGCCGTAATCAGGCGACTGGCAGCATCAGATGAGAGGATCCATCTCCATCTCCAGGGAAATTGTGGGCTTTCAAGGAGCAGGAATCGGGGAGTTGAGATTGCCAATGGAGAGTATCTCTATTTCATGGACAGTGATGACCTGCTCGAACCGGATGCACTTGGGTTGTGCTATCGGTTGGCTTCTGACCGGCAACTCGATTTTCTCTTTTTTGATGCGGTCTCATTCTCGAGCGAGGGGCTTGAAACGGATGAGACGATCTACAGGCGAACTTACCTCTTTGATGAATTGGTGACATATACAGGAGTTGAGCTGGTGAACCGTATGGTGGATTACAACCTGTACCGGGCATCCGTATGTCTCAATTTTATCGATGCCGGCTTCCTTAAACGAAACAGCATCCTCTTCTTTCCCGACATTATCCATGAAGATGAGCTTTTTACGGCAAGGCTCTATCTCTCGGCAACAAGGGTAGCCTGTCTGAAACGGGACCTCTACAGACGGAGGATCCGTAGCGGATCGATTACTACTACCCGTTTTTCGGAGCGCAATATTGAGGGCTATTTGACGGTAGTACGGGAGTTGAAACAGATTTACGACGAAAACCGGGAGTTGAGGGCGACAGCAGAGCGTATCATCTCCTATGTGCTCAATCCGGCAATCTACAATTCCAAGGGGCTGCTGTTGCGGCAACGGGTAGATATTCTGATCTATTGCAGTCGCCACCGTCTGCTCACATACCTGAAGACAAGGAGTATTGCAGTAATGCTGTTCCCCTGGTTGATTACAATTGAGAAGTTATTTAAACGGCAATAA
- a CDS encoding acyltransferase — MSRIKEIIMENPRLKRIVLDMMIHPVKIRPRFWLRLFQFLYIKRGKGAVICRSVRCDIVPFRKFQIGRNTVVEDFTVVNNAVGDIIIGDNTRVGIGNTLIGPAKIGNNVIIAQHVVIAALNHVYMDVTTEIVNQGVTTAGIVIGNDVWIGANSTILAGVHIGEHVVIGAGSVVTKDIPSYCVAAGNPAQVVKRYDQRKEQWIRIER; from the coding sequence ATGAGTAGAATCAAGGAGATCATAATGGAGAATCCACGGTTGAAGAGGATCGTACTGGATATGATGATACATCCGGTGAAGATCAGGCCCAGGTTCTGGTTACGCCTTTTCCAGTTTCTATACATCAAGAGGGGAAAGGGGGCAGTGATCTGCCGGAGTGTAAGGTGTGACATAGTCCCGTTCCGCAAGTTTCAAATCGGACGGAATACGGTGGTGGAAGATTTCACTGTGGTCAACAATGCGGTGGGGGATATCATTATCGGAGACAATACACGGGTAGGAATTGGCAATACATTGATTGGTCCCGCAAAAATCGGCAACAACGTGATCATCGCCCAGCATGTGGTGATAGCGGCATTGAATCATGTCTATATGGATGTTACAACCGAGATTGTCAATCAGGGAGTGACAACTGCCGGGATCGTCATCGGGAATGATGTCTGGATCGGGGCCAACAGCACCATCTTGGCAGGTGTGCATATCGGTGAGCATGTGGTGATAGGTGCCGGATCTGTAGTAACAAAGGATATTCCATCATACTGCGTTGCCGCGGGTAATCCGGCACAGGTTGTAAAACGGTATGACCAGAGAAAAGAGCAATGGATCAGGATAGAGAGATAG